One region of Dokdonia sp. 4H-3-7-5 genomic DNA includes:
- a CDS encoding peroxiredoxin-like family protein, giving the protein MILPKTKVPSLEVPLINDTNWKLSEQNAENFTLIIFYRGLHCPVCKAQLEDLASQLDKFTERGINVIAISGDTEKRAKIAGKDWDVPSLPIGYNLSLEKAREYGLYISKAVSDKEPDYFTEPGLFLIKPDGTLFFSSVQSMPFARPQFDDLLGGIDFIMKKDYPARGEVKDITAAK; this is encoded by the coding sequence ATGATATTACCTAAGACTAAAGTACCTTCACTAGAAGTGCCTTTAATAAATGATACAAATTGGAAATTAAGTGAGCAGAATGCCGAAAATTTTACACTCATTATTTTTTATAGAGGATTACACTGTCCAGTGTGTAAAGCACAGCTTGAGGATCTGGCGTCACAATTAGATAAATTTACGGAGCGAGGAATAAATGTAATTGCCATAAGTGGAGATACAGAAAAGCGTGCAAAAATAGCTGGGAAAGATTGGGACGTTCCATCACTGCCTATTGGATATAACTTATCACTAGAAAAAGCTAGAGAGTACGGATTGTATATTTCTAAAGCAGTTTCAGATAAGGAACCAGATTACTTTACAGAGCCTGGACTATTTCTAATCAAGCCAGACGGAACACTTTTCTTTTCATCAGTGCAGTCTATGCCATTTGCAAGACCGCAATTTGATGACCTTCTAGGGGGGATTGATTTTATTATGAAAAAAGATTATCCTGCAAGAGGGGAGGTAAAAGATATTACAGCAGCAAAGTAA
- a CDS encoding inorganic diphosphatase has translation MTADKVTTFDVLVEIPKGSRNKYEYDFKLKRMRYDRMIFSSMMYPADYGFIPETLALDGDPLDVLVLVTEPTFPGCVIEVKPIGVFHMADEKGPDEKVICVPVSDPSASKLTDLSDCNPHLIKEIEHFFQVYKDLEEKKVDVGGWGDVHEAKDIIQKCIERYEESDIPVEEVTIK, from the coding sequence ATGACAGCAGATAAAGTAACAACATTTGACGTATTAGTAGAGATTCCTAAGGGGAGCCGTAACAAGTATGAGTACGATTTTAAATTAAAGAGAATGCGTTATGATCGTATGATTTTCTCTTCTATGATGTACCCAGCAGATTATGGTTTTATTCCAGAAACTCTTGCGCTAGATGGTGATCCTCTTGATGTATTAGTGTTAGTTACAGAACCTACTTTTCCAGGTTGTGTAATCGAAGTAAAGCCTATTGGAGTATTTCACATGGCAGATGAGAAAGGACCAGATGAAAAAGTAATCTGTGTACCTGTAAGTGATCCTTCGGCTAGTAAGCTTACAGATCTTTCTGATTGTAATCCACACTTAATAAAAGAAATTGAGCACTTCTTCCAAGTGTATAAAGATCTTGAAGAAAAGAAAGTAGACGTAGGAGGATGGGGAGATGTTCATGAAGCAAAAGATATTATCCAAAAATGTATCGAACGTTACGAAGAATCTGATATTCCTGTAGAAGAAGTTACTATCAAATAG
- a CDS encoding electron transfer flavoprotein subunit beta/FixA family protein, translating into MKILVCISHVPDTTSKINFTDGDTKFDTNGVQFVINPNDEFGLTRAMWFKEKQGASVDVINVGGPETEPTLRKALAIGADTAIRVNVEAKDGFQVAKELAKVVQDGGYDLVIAGRESIDYNGGMVPGMLAGLTGANFVNTCISLDVDGTAVTATREIDGGKETVKTSLPLVIGGQKGLVEESDLRIPNMRGIMMARKKPLSVVEPSGAGTETNAVSFEKPAPKGAVKLVETVDELIDLLHNEAKAI; encoded by the coding sequence ATGAAAATATTAGTGTGCATCAGTCACGTACCTGATACGACATCAAAAATTAACTTCACAGACGGAGATACAAAATTTGATACTAACGGTGTTCAATTTGTAATCAACCCAAACGATGAGTTTGGATTGACACGTGCTATGTGGTTTAAAGAAAAACAAGGAGCCTCTGTAGACGTGATTAACGTAGGAGGACCAGAAACAGAACCTACATTACGTAAAGCACTTGCAATAGGAGCAGATACTGCCATCCGTGTGAATGTGGAAGCAAAAGATGGTTTTCAAGTAGCAAAGGAACTTGCAAAAGTTGTTCAAGATGGAGGGTATGATCTAGTTATAGCTGGTCGTGAATCTATTGATTACAACGGTGGTATGGTACCTGGAATGCTTGCTGGACTTACAGGAGCAAACTTTGTAAACACATGTATATCACTAGATGTAGACGGCACGGCTGTTACTGCGACTAGAGAAATAGATGGCGGAAAAGAAACCGTAAAGACTTCGCTTCCTCTAGTAATAGGAGGTCAAAAAGGTCTTGTAGAAGAAAGCGATCTACGTATTCCTAACATGAGAGGAATTATGATGGCTCGTAAAAAACCATTAAGCGTAGTAGAACCTTCTGGAGCTGGAACCGAAACAAATGCTGTTTCTTTTGAAAAGCCTGCACCTAAAGGGGCTGTAAAACTTGTAGAAACAGTAGACGAGTTAATCGACCTGTTACACAACGAAGCAAAAGCTATCTAA
- a CDS encoding electron transfer flavoprotein subunit alpha/FixB family protein — MSVLVYTESENGVFKKASLEVASYAKGIADMMGTSVTAVAVNGGDTAPLGTYGVDKVLNIKDAKLDAFNAAAYAKGIAAAAKAEGAQVVVLTQSANAKYLAPLLAVALEAGYASNVVSLPESASPFTVKRTAFTNKAFSHTEISTEIKIVGLGQNAYGLKEASGAAATEDFSPELGDFGVEVQSVDKATDKVSIADAEVVVSAGRGLKGPENWGMIEEMADILGAATACSKPVSDLGWRPHGEHVGQTGKPVASNLYIAIGISGAIQHLAGINSSKVKVVINNDPEAPFFKAADYGIVGDAFEVVPELNEKLRAFKAANS; from the coding sequence ATGTCAGTTTTAGTATATACAGAATCAGAAAACGGAGTGTTTAAGAAGGCTTCTTTAGAAGTTGCTTCTTATGCAAAAGGAATTGCAGATATGATGGGAACATCTGTAACTGCAGTTGCCGTAAATGGTGGAGATACTGCACCATTGGGAACTTACGGAGTAGATAAAGTTCTTAACATAAAAGACGCAAAGCTAGATGCATTTAATGCTGCAGCTTATGCAAAAGGAATCGCAGCCGCTGCAAAGGCAGAAGGTGCTCAAGTAGTAGTACTTACACAGAGCGCAAATGCTAAGTATCTTGCACCTCTTCTTGCAGTAGCGCTAGAGGCAGGATATGCATCAAATGTAGTATCACTTCCAGAAAGTGCTTCTCCATTTACTGTAAAGCGTACAGCGTTTACAAACAAGGCTTTTAGCCACACGGAAATCTCTACTGAAATTAAAATAGTAGGACTTGGGCAAAACGCTTACGGTCTTAAAGAAGCTTCTGGAGCTGCTGCAACAGAAGATTTTTCTCCAGAGCTTGGAGATTTTGGTGTAGAAGTACAATCTGTAGATAAAGCAACAGATAAAGTGTCTATTGCAGATGCAGAAGTTGTAGTATCAGCAGGTCGCGGACTTAAAGGACCAGAAAACTGGGGGATGATAGAAGAAATGGCAGATATTCTTGGAGCAGCAACAGCTTGTTCTAAGCCTGTCTCGGATTTAGGATGGAGACCTCATGGTGAGCACGTAGGACAAACTGGTAAGCCAGTAGCATCTAACTTGTATATCGCAATAGGAATCTCTGGAGCGATACAGCACCTTGCAGGGATTAACTCTTCTAAAGTAAAAGTAGTAATCAACAATGATCCAGAAGCTCCTTTCTTTAAAGCAGCCGATTATGGAATCGTAGGTGATGCTTTTGAAGTTGTCCCAGAACTTAACGAAAAATTAAGAGCGTTTAAAGCTGCAAATAGCTAG
- a CDS encoding bifunctional nuclease family protein: MSLVRLNIKGISYSQTQNGAYALILTEQGGERKLPIVIGAFEAQSIAIALEKEIKPPRPLTHDLFKNFADRFDVVIKQVIIHKLVDGVFYSSIICERDNIEEIVDARTSDAISLALRFQAPIFTYKNILDKAGIFLKGNTNPEEFTEDDEILMDEILLEDETSSSDSDYNKLSLQDLHDKLDQAVNSEDYETAAQLRDEISKRN, from the coding sequence ATGAGCTTAGTGCGTTTAAATATAAAAGGAATATCCTACAGCCAGACTCAGAATGGAGCATATGCTTTGATTCTCACTGAGCAAGGAGGAGAGCGTAAATTACCTATAGTTATAGGAGCCTTTGAGGCACAATCTATTGCAATCGCTTTAGAAAAAGAAATTAAACCACCTCGTCCTCTTACGCACGACCTGTTTAAAAATTTTGCAGATCGCTTTGATGTGGTTATTAAACAAGTGATTATCCATAAACTTGTTGATGGCGTTTTTTACTCTAGCATTATTTGCGAGCGTGATAACATTGAAGAAATAGTAGACGCGCGTACTAGTGATGCTATATCACTAGCCTTACGTTTCCAAGCGCCTATTTTTACTTATAAAAACATTCTAGACAAAGCAGGGATCTTCTTAAAGGGAAACACAAATCCTGAAGAGTTTACAGAAGATGACGAAATCCTAATGGATGAAATCTTATTAGAAGACGAGACATCTTCTAGCGATAGTGATTATAACAAATTGTCACTTCAAGACTTACACGATAAACTTGATCAAGCGGTAAATAGTGAGGACTATGAAACTGCTGCCCAGTTAAGAGATGAAATCTCAAAACGCAACTAA
- a CDS encoding pyruvate dehydrogenase complex E1 component subunit beta, translating to MRTIQFREAICEAMSEEMRRDESVYLMGEEVAEYNGAYKASKGMLDEFGADRVIDTPIAELGFGGIGVGSTMTGLRPIIEYMTFNFSLVGIDQIINNAAKIRQMSGGQFPCPIVFRGPTGSAGQLGATHSQAFENWFANTPGLKVVVPSNPYDAKGLLKAAIRDNDPVIFMESEQMYGDKGEVPDGEYVLPIGVADIKREGTDVTIVSFGKIIKEAYKAADQLAEEGISCEIIDLRTVRPLDKEAIFESVRKTNRLVILEEAWPFGNVSTEITYQVQAHCFDHLDAPIQRINTADTPAPYSPVLLKEWLPNSDDVVNAVKKVMYK from the coding sequence ATGAGAACAATCCAGTTTAGAGAAGCCATTTGTGAGGCAATGAGCGAAGAAATGCGCCGTGATGAATCTGTTTATTTAATGGGTGAAGAGGTAGCAGAATATAATGGAGCTTATAAAGCGTCAAAAGGAATGCTAGACGAGTTTGGAGCAGATAGAGTTATTGATACTCCTATTGCAGAGCTTGGTTTTGGAGGAATAGGTGTGGGTAGTACAATGACAGGATTACGTCCTATTATTGAGTATATGACCTTCAACTTCTCTTTAGTGGGAATTGATCAAATAATAAATAACGCTGCCAAAATTAGACAGATGTCTGGTGGTCAGTTTCCTTGCCCTATTGTTTTTCGTGGCCCTACAGGATCTGCAGGACAGTTAGGTGCAACACATTCTCAAGCCTTTGAAAACTGGTTTGCAAATACGCCAGGTCTTAAGGTAGTAGTGCCTTCTAATCCTTATGATGCAAAAGGACTCTTAAAAGCAGCAATACGTGATAACGATCCTGTGATTTTCATGGAGTCGGAGCAAATGTATGGTGATAAAGGAGAAGTGCCTGATGGAGAATATGTATTACCAATAGGTGTTGCAGATATTAAGCGTGAAGGAACAGATGTAACTATCGTTTCTTTTGGAAAGATTATTAAGGAAGCTTACAAAGCGGCAGATCAACTTGCAGAGGAAGGAATTTCTTGTGAGATTATTGATTTACGTACGGTAAGACCTTTAGATAAGGAAGCTATTTTTGAATCTGTAAGAAAAACAAACAGACTAGTGATTCTTGAAGAGGCTTGGCCTTTTGGGAACGTTTCAACAGAAATTACGTATCAAGTACAAGCACATTGTTTTGATCATTTAGATGCTCCTATACAACGTATAAATACAGCAGATACACCTGCGCCTTACTCACCAGTATTACTCAAAGAGTGGTTGCCTAACAGCGACGATGTAGTAAATGCAGTTAAAAAGGTGATGTATAAATAA
- a CDS encoding sodium-translocating pyrophosphatase: protein MESIMIYVPIALALLGLIYMLVKKSWVMKQDAGDGKMKEISDHIYEGALAFLNAEYKLLTIFVIIVSVLLAIVSFVVPTTHWLIVIAFICGAVFSAFAGNIGMKIATKTNVRTTQAARTSLPNALKISFGGGTVMGLGVAGLAVLGLTAFFIFFFHFFMGGVWTNTMDMTVVLETLAGFSLGAESIALFARVGGGIYTKAADVGADLVGKVEAGIPEDDPRNPATIADNVGDNVGDVAGMGADLFGSYVATVLAAMVLGNYVIKDMGGSITDAFGGIGPILLPMAIAGVGIIISIIGTMLVKIKTNDAKESEVMGALNIGNWTSIVLVAIACFALCKWMLPENMQMEFFGEGLQEISSIRVFYATIVGLVVGAVISSVTEYYTGLGKSPILKIVQQSSTGAGTNIIAGLATGMISTFPSVLLFAGAIWASYAFAGFYGVALAASAMMATTAMQLAIDAFGPISDNAGGIAEMSEQEPIVRERTDILDSVGNTTAATGKGFAIASAALTSLALFAAYVTFTDIDGINIFKAPVLAMLFVGGMVPVVFSALAMNAVGKAAMEMVEEVRRQFREIPGIMEGTGKPEYDKCVAISTKASLKEMMLPGVLTIGFPLVIAFLPMLFGMEHKAIAEMLGGYMAGVTVSGVLWAIFQNNAGGAWDNAKKSFEAGVEINGEMTYKGSDAHKAAVTGDTVGDPFKDTSGPSMNILIKLTCLIGLVIAPILGGHSEDGLTITTQDGAVVEITQDGRIVESREVQKEVRFSIAEQNGQFVGTVTTITDDNGDVTTEVKEFTGTEAQVKQQMDDYENEIRN, encoded by the coding sequence ATGGAATCAATAATGATTTACGTGCCTATCGCACTAGCATTACTCGGGTTGATCTACATGCTCGTAAAAAAATCTTGGGTAATGAAACAAGACGCCGGAGACGGTAAGATGAAAGAGATTTCTGATCATATCTATGAAGGAGCGCTAGCTTTTTTAAATGCAGAGTATAAACTACTCACTATTTTTGTGATTATTGTAAGTGTCTTACTTGCAATTGTATCCTTTGTAGTTCCCACTACACACTGGCTCATTGTAATCGCATTTATATGCGGCGCTGTTTTTTCTGCTTTTGCAGGAAATATAGGAATGAAAATAGCCACAAAAACAAATGTGCGTACTACGCAAGCTGCAAGAACCAGTCTGCCTAATGCTCTTAAAATCTCCTTTGGTGGAGGTACGGTGATGGGTCTAGGAGTTGCAGGCCTGGCAGTATTAGGACTTACGGCGTTCTTTATCTTCTTCTTTCACTTTTTTATGGGAGGTGTTTGGACTAATACAATGGATATGACGGTAGTTCTTGAAACGCTAGCAGGTTTTTCACTGGGAGCAGAGTCTATCGCTCTATTTGCCCGTGTAGGAGGAGGTATTTATACCAAAGCAGCAGACGTAGGTGCAGATCTTGTAGGTAAAGTGGAAGCAGGTATACCAGAAGATGACCCACGTAATCCAGCGACTATCGCAGATAATGTGGGAGATAACGTAGGAGATGTTGCTGGTATGGGAGCAGATTTATTTGGTTCTTACGTAGCTACTGTGCTTGCGGCAATGGTTCTTGGGAACTATGTGATAAAAGATATGGGGGGAAGCATCACCGATGCTTTTGGAGGAATAGGCCCTATTCTATTGCCCATGGCAATAGCAGGTGTAGGGATCATTATTTCTATTATAGGTACTATGCTCGTAAAAATTAAAACTAACGATGCAAAAGAGTCCGAGGTGATGGGCGCACTTAATATAGGTAACTGGACTTCTATAGTATTAGTTGCTATCGCTTGTTTCGCACTTTGTAAGTGGATGCTTCCAGAAAATATGCAAATGGAATTCTTTGGAGAAGGGTTACAAGAAATATCTTCTATACGTGTTTTTTATGCAACCATCGTAGGATTAGTCGTAGGAGCGGTTATATCATCTGTGACGGAGTACTATACGGGCTTAGGTAAGTCACCTATTCTTAAAATTGTACAACAATCAAGCACAGGAGCTGGAACAAATATCATTGCAGGTCTTGCAACGGGTATGATTTCTACATTCCCATCCGTGCTATTATTTGCAGGTGCCATTTGGGCATCATATGCTTTTGCAGGATTTTATGGTGTAGCACTAGCAGCTTCTGCCATGATGGCAACAACGGCAATGCAACTAGCAATAGATGCTTTTGGGCCTATATCTGATAATGCTGGAGGGATCGCAGAGATGAGTGAGCAAGAGCCTATCGTACGTGAGCGAACAGATATTTTAGATTCTGTAGGTAACACTACAGCAGCTACAGGAAAAGGTTTTGCTATAGCATCTGCGGCGCTTACATCACTTGCTTTATTTGCAGCTTATGTAACGTTTACAGATATAGATGGTATTAATATTTTTAAAGCACCTGTTCTTGCAATGTTATTTGTGGGTGGTATGGTACCCGTAGTATTCTCTGCCCTTGCCATGAATGCGGTGGGTAAAGCAGCCATGGAAATGGTGGAGGAAGTACGCAGACAGTTTAGAGAGATTCCGGGTATCATGGAAGGTACTGGAAAGCCAGAGTACGATAAATGTGTTGCTATTTCTACCAAAGCTTCTTTAAAAGAAATGATGCTTCCTGGAGTTCTAACTATAGGTTTTCCATTAGTCATAGCCTTTCTACCTATGTTATTTGGCATGGAGCATAAAGCAATTGCAGAGATGTTAGGCGGTTATATGGCTGGAGTGACCGTAAGCGGTGTGCTATGGGCGATCTTCCAGAATAACGCTGGAGGCGCATGGGATAATGCAAAAAAATCTTTTGAAGCAGGAGTCGAAATTAATGGTGAGATGACGTATAAAGGTTCAGATGCTCATAAAGCTGCTGTAACCGGTGATACAGTCGGAGATCCATTTAAAGACACCTCTGGACCATCTATGAATATATTAATAAAATTAACCTGCCTTATAGGTTTAGTAATTGCGCCTATTTTAGGTGGTCATAGTGAAGATGGGCTTACTATTACTACTCAAGATGGAGCCGTTGTTGAGATTACTCAAGATGGTCGTATAGTAGAATCTAGAGAGGTACAAAAAGAAGTACGCTTCTCCATAGCCGAACAAAATGGACAATTTGTAGGAACAGTCACCACTATTACAGATGATAACGGGGATGTAACTACAGAGGTAAAGGAATTTACGGGTACAGAAGCTCAGGTTAAACAGCAAATGGATGACTATGAAAATGAAATAAGAAACTAA
- a CDS encoding NupC/NupG family nucleoside CNT transporter — translation MRKLLLTLLVLLSSFTAFAQEAPQAIIDVVPSQGFSLESLGRGVLGMFSLILIAFLFSSNRKAINWKTVAVGLAFQLVIAVGVLKVTFIEKIFDFIGGIFVAILNFTLAGSDFLFQGLVSDTSTFGYIFAFQVLPTIIFFSALTSVMYYFGVIQKVVKAFGWLLSKLLGISGAESLSVAGNIFLGQTEAPLLIKAYLEKMNKSEILLVMIGGMATVAGAVLAAYIGFLGGEDEALRLVFAKHLLAASVMAAPGAIVISKILYPQTEEVNTDVSVSNDKIGANVLDAIANGTTEGLRLAVNVGAMLLVFVAFIAMANGVLGWIGEITTINDWIAENSAYPKLSLEAILGTIFAPLMWLIGVASEDTTMMGQLLGIKLAASEFVGYIQLAELKNTANAIHLNNEKSIIMATYMLCGFANFASIGIQIGGIGSLAPGQRTQLSRFGLKALIGGSIASLISATIAGMIIG, via the coding sequence ATGCGCAAATTACTACTTACCCTATTGGTATTATTAAGTTCATTTACCGCATTTGCGCAAGAGGCACCTCAAGCCATTATAGATGTGGTTCCGTCTCAAGGGTTTTCTCTTGAAAGCTTAGGACGTGGTGTTTTAGGGATGTTCTCGCTTATACTAATTGCCTTTTTATTTAGTAGTAATCGCAAAGCGATAAACTGGAAAACAGTAGCCGTAGGTCTTGCCTTCCAGCTTGTTATTGCCGTAGGAGTACTTAAGGTTACTTTTATAGAAAAGATTTTTGATTTTATTGGAGGAATATTTGTTGCTATATTAAACTTTACGCTTGCTGGTAGTGACTTCCTCTTTCAAGGATTAGTAAGTGACACGTCTACCTTTGGGTACATTTTTGCTTTTCAAGTATTACCTACCATTATATTTTTCTCTGCTCTTACCTCCGTCATGTATTACTTTGGAGTAATACAAAAAGTGGTAAAAGCTTTTGGATGGTTGCTTTCTAAGTTATTAGGCATCTCTGGAGCTGAAAGTTTAAGTGTTGCAGGTAACATCTTTTTAGGTCAAACCGAAGCACCTCTTTTAATTAAAGCTTATTTAGAAAAAATGAACAAGTCAGAGATTCTACTTGTTATGATAGGGGGTATGGCAACTGTAGCAGGAGCTGTGCTTGCTGCATATATAGGATTTCTAGGTGGTGAAGATGAAGCTTTACGTCTTGTGTTTGCAAAACACTTACTTGCTGCTTCTGTTATGGCTGCACCTGGTGCAATTGTGATCTCAAAAATATTATATCCTCAAACTGAAGAGGTAAATACAGACGTAAGTGTATCTAATGATAAAATAGGTGCAAACGTACTTGATGCAATTGCAAATGGAACTACAGAAGGGCTTAGACTTGCGGTAAACGTAGGAGCAATGCTTCTTGTATTTGTTGCATTTATTGCAATGGCAAACGGAGTTTTAGGTTGGATAGGTGAAATCACCACAATTAATGATTGGATTGCAGAAAATTCGGCATATCCTAAGCTTTCCCTTGAAGCTATATTAGGAACTATCTTTGCCCCTCTAATGTGGCTGATAGGTGTTGCAAGTGAAGACACCACAATGATGGGACAACTACTTGGAATCAAACTAGCAGCCAGCGAATTTGTAGGATACATCCAGCTAGCCGAATTGAAAAATACTGCAAATGCAATTCACCTCAACAATGAGAAGTCTATCATTATGGCTACTTATATGCTTTGTGGTTTTGCAAACTTTGCTTCTATTGGTATTCAGATAGGTGGTATTGGATCTCTAGCTCCTGGGCAGCGCACGCAGCTGTCTCGTTTTGGCTTAAAAGCTCTTATAGGAGGCTCTATCGCTTCATTAATTTCGGCGACTATTGCAGGGATGATTATTGGTTAA
- a CDS encoding DUF5686 and carboxypeptidase-like regulatory domain-containing protein: MKYNFLIIIASMLCAANLFGQTKVSGEIFDADGNGLPFVNVIFVGSNEGTITNEDGRFYLESDQTWNQVRFSFIGFSNKVIDLSEKVNYEMKVTLEEEAGALDEVVIFTGKTDKKNNPAVDILRKIWANKRQNGLRQYKQYAYDKYEKLEFDLNTIDSSLINSRIFRGMEFIFEQTDTSRITGKTYLPIFVNEAFSKVYGDNEINKEKEILEGNKNSGFSENQTIIGFVKSLYSDYDIYDNYLQFFDKSFTSPISRTGIQTYNYVLADSAYINNKWCYNIIYYPRRKNELTFKGDFWVNDSTWAIKEINMQLSKSANVNWVKEIYMEQEFDIVNDSTFLLSRDYFLSDFALREKEESRGMYGKRTTLYDNHNFDNKLEKDFYDRQVYNYDKDVFNRSDEFWQENRKEALSKDELGVYKMLDTLKTVKKFKNLYNLGSILASGYYEIPSLNFDYGPIFSTFGFNEVEGLRVRTGGRTYFSQNDPWRLEGFLAYGFKDKKGKFGISGKWLLDKKSRFIVSGGYRQDVEQIGASLTTSRDVLGRNLASSSLVNTATNDKLTSIKLANIAAEVEIVRNLQVRADFSLRTLESASETFSLDYFTDATQTTTTGELKQAEVVLTTIWEPGKKTSGFGVERRVTNEWFPSFYASYTRGLEGTLDSDFAYDKVQFSARKAIRIGGLGTLTASTEIGKTFDEVPLALLSPVPGNQSLFSIFNTFSQLNFYEFTTDEYASLQLEHNFGGRIFNRIPLLKNLNLREIVSVRGVIGNISQGNIDLNRPAFESLLFEEGQPVTAITPSMIAPSVEPYYEYSVGVGNIFKVFRIDLNFRGNYNSVPDARKIGVTGSFGFYF; this comes from the coding sequence ATGAAATATAATTTTTTAATCATTATTGCTAGTATGCTCTGCGCTGCAAATTTATTTGGTCAAACCAAAGTGAGTGGTGAGATTTTTGACGCAGATGGTAATGGTCTGCCTTTTGTAAATGTCATATTTGTGGGGTCTAATGAAGGGACGATAACCAATGAGGATGGACGTTTTTACCTAGAGTCTGACCAGACTTGGAATCAAGTACGATTTTCTTTTATAGGCTTTTCAAATAAGGTGATAGACCTAAGTGAGAAGGTGAATTATGAGATGAAAGTGACGCTAGAGGAAGAGGCAGGAGCACTAGACGAGGTAGTCATATTTACAGGAAAGACAGATAAGAAAAATAACCCAGCGGTAGATATACTTCGTAAAATATGGGCAAATAAACGCCAGAACGGATTAAGACAGTACAAGCAGTATGCTTATGACAAGTATGAAAAGCTAGAGTTTGATCTCAACACTATTGATAGTTCGCTTATCAATAGCCGCATCTTTAGAGGGATGGAGTTCATATTTGAGCAAACAGACACGAGCCGTATTACTGGAAAAACCTACCTGCCTATTTTTGTAAATGAGGCATTCTCAAAAGTATATGGTGATAATGAAATTAATAAAGAAAAGGAGATTCTAGAAGGAAATAAAAACAGTGGTTTTAGTGAGAATCAAACGATTATAGGTTTTGTAAAAAGTCTATATAGTGATTATGATATCTATGACAACTACCTACAGTTTTTTGACAAGAGTTTTACCAGTCCAATTTCTCGTACAGGTATCCAAACCTATAATTACGTACTTGCAGATAGTGCTTACATCAATAATAAGTGGTGTTATAACATCATCTACTACCCTAGACGTAAAAACGAACTTACCTTTAAAGGAGATTTCTGGGTGAATGACTCTACATGGGCTATTAAGGAAATTAATATGCAGCTTTCTAAAAGTGCTAATGTAAACTGGGTAAAAGAGATTTACATGGAGCAAGAATTTGATATCGTAAATGATAGCACCTTTTTACTTTCAAGAGATTATTTCTTATCTGATTTCGCTTTGCGCGAAAAAGAGGAGTCTAGAGGTATGTACGGTAAGCGCACTACCTTATACGATAACCATAATTTTGACAACAAGCTAGAAAAGGACTTTTATGACAGACAGGTATATAACTACGATAAGGATGTTTTTAATCGTAGCGATGAGTTCTGGCAAGAAAATAGAAAAGAGGCACTTAGTAAAGATGAGCTAGGAGTTTATAAGATGCTTGACACCTTAAAAACGGTAAAGAAATTTAAAAACCTTTACAACCTAGGATCCATTCTTGCATCTGGATACTATGAGATTCCAAGTTTAAACTTTGATTACGGGCCTATATTTTCAACCTTTGGGTTTAATGAGGTAGAAGGACTACGTGTGCGCACAGGAGGAAGAACATATTTCTCACAGAATGATCCATGGAGACTTGAAGGGTTTTTAGCATACGGATTTAAGGATAAAAAAGGAAAATTTGGAATCTCAGGAAAATGGCTGCTAGATAAGAAAAGTAGATTTATCGTCTCTGGTGGATATAGACAAGACGTGGAGCAAATAGGAGCGAGTCTTACGACATCTAGAGACGTGCTTGGAAGAAATCTAGCCTCGTCATCACTAGTGAATACTGCGACCAATGATAAACTAACCTCTATCAAGCTGGCAAATATCGCAGCCGAGGTAGAGATTGTGCGCAACCTTCAAGTGAGAGCCGACTTCTCTTTGAGAACGTTAGAGTCGGCTTCAGAAACTTTTAGCCTCGATTATTTTACAGATGCTACGCAGACAACTACTACAGGTGAGTTAAAACAAGCAGAAGTGGTTCTTACCACTATCTGGGAGCCAGGAAAGAAAACTTCAGGGTTTGGAGTAGAGCGTAGAGTAACTAATGAGTGGTTCCCAAGTTTTTATGCAAGTTATACACGTGGCCTAGAAGGAACACTTGATAGTGATTTTGCTTATGATAAAGTGCAATTTTCTGCAAGGAAGGCAATTCGTATAGGAGGTCTTGGCACATTAACAGCCTCTACAGAAATAGGTAAAACATTTGATGAGGTGCCACTAGCGCTATTAAGTCCAGTACCAGGTAACCAGTCGTTATTTTCAATCTTTAATACCTTTAGCCAGCTTAACTTTTATGAGTTTACTACAGATGAGTATGCCTCGCTACAATTAGAACACAATTTTGGAGGACGTATTTTTAATCGTATTCCATTACTTAAAAATTTGAATCTACGCGAGATTGTAAGCGTCCGTGGGGTGATAGGTAATATCTCTCAAGGGAATATTGACTTAAACCGTCCAGCATTTGAGAGTTTACTTTTTGAAGAAGGACAACCCGTCACTGCGATTACTCCGAGCATGATAGCGCCATCTGTAGAGCCATATTATGAGTATAGTGTAGGAGTGGGTAATATTTTTAAGGTGTTCCGTATTGATCTTAACTTTAGAGGAAATTATAATTCTGTTCCAGATGCGAGGAAGATAGGAGTGACGGGTAGTTTTGGGTTTTATTTTTAA